CAGGCCGAGCTGGGCACCCCGATCCCGGACAACGGCTATCTGATGCCGTGGGCCCAGCAGGGCGTTCTGCTGCTCAACGCGGTCCTCACGGTCCGGGCCGGCGAGGCCAACTCGCACAAGGGCAAGGGCTGGGAGAAGTTCACCGACGCCGTGATCCGCGCGGTGGCCGACCGGCCCGACCCGGCGGTCTTCGTGCTGTGGGGCAACTACGCGCAGAAGAAGCTCCCGCTGATCGACGAGGAGCGCCACGTGGTGGTGAAGGGCGCGCACCCCTCGCCGCTGTCGGCCAAGAAGTTCTTCGGCTCCCAGCCGTTCACGCAGATCAACGAGGCCGTCGCCCGGCAGGGCCACGAGGCGATCGACTGGACGATCCCCGACCTCGGCTGACGGGCCGCTCGTCCCGCCGCACCCGCCGCCCCCTGCCCCACCCCCTCCGTACGCGCGTGTCCGTCCGGCGGCCGTACGGCCGCCGGGGCGCCCCCGCGGTCGTACGGAGCGGCCTGACCGGGATTGCGGGTGCCTGCCGTTAGCGTCGGGAG
The DNA window shown above is from Streptomyces akebiae and carries:
- a CDS encoding uracil-DNA glycosylase; this encodes MTDIAMLPESWRGALGDELQQPYFKELTEFVEEERAKGPVYPPREQVFAALDATPYESVKVLVLGQDPYHGEGQGHGLCFSVRPGVKTPPSLRNIYKEMQAELGTPIPDNGYLMPWAQQGVLLLNAVLTVRAGEANSHKGKGWEKFTDAVIRAVADRPDPAVFVLWGNYAQKKLPLIDEERHVVVKGAHPSPLSAKKFFGSQPFTQINEAVARQGHEAIDWTIPDLG